One stretch of Oceanipulchritudo coccoides DNA includes these proteins:
- a CDS encoding aminoacetone oxidase family FAD-binding enzyme, producing MPECRNKVIIGAGLSGLVAAYWCKEQDPSQSVCLYEKQPETLSWMRRARLGPTCLGQVWDQPWREEDFPRGLPWIRAALDKWAGTSLRDWFQSHSLPVQTTGTGTLFVEKPNAFAESLQQVVKETGVKIKTGYSLESISRQPDGTFRIWSRDGQADVCQGLLIATGGERNHGMALARELGATENPCLPAYLRLRLASSRLADSLGVIEREVRVRCPRTGTAVTGMAQLSARGLEGPAISDLSSRFCEDWKQRGYRIKLELDWIPSQSPSSIRSELDSRCLTGRRKGIGETALFGLSERQWHGFLQLARIDPETPWLRLKGRQLQTLVQRLKSHSLSFSGMGLPSHERVWAGGILAEEIDWGTGASRSADRVYYAGEIMDALGRPGGAHLNLMFASAYLAGSGMALSS from the coding sequence ATGCCTGAATGTAGAAATAAAGTGATTATTGGGGCAGGCCTCAGTGGCCTTGTGGCTGCTTACTGGTGTAAAGAGCAAGATCCCAGCCAATCGGTTTGCCTGTATGAGAAGCAGCCGGAGACACTTTCCTGGATGAGGCGGGCCCGTCTGGGGCCTACCTGCCTTGGGCAGGTCTGGGATCAGCCCTGGCGTGAGGAAGACTTTCCGCGTGGCCTTCCTTGGATCCGGGCGGCCCTCGACAAATGGGCAGGCACTTCTTTGCGGGACTGGTTCCAGTCACACTCCCTGCCGGTGCAAACAACTGGTACTGGCACTCTTTTTGTGGAAAAGCCGAATGCCTTTGCAGAGTCGTTGCAGCAAGTCGTCAAAGAAACGGGGGTCAAAATCAAAACTGGCTATTCGCTCGAGTCCATTTCGAGGCAACCCGATGGCACTTTCCGGATATGGAGCCGTGATGGCCAGGCGGATGTCTGCCAGGGCCTGCTTATAGCCACTGGAGGCGAGCGCAATCATGGGATGGCGCTCGCCCGCGAGCTTGGAGCCACGGAAAACCCTTGCCTCCCGGCATACCTGAGATTGCGGCTGGCAAGTTCCAGGCTGGCGGATTCACTTGGAGTCATTGAGCGCGAAGTCCGTGTCCGCTGTCCGCGTACCGGAACCGCCGTGACCGGGATGGCCCAGCTTTCGGCACGCGGTCTGGAAGGTCCTGCCATCTCGGATTTAAGCTCCCGTTTTTGCGAGGACTGGAAGCAGCGGGGCTATCGGATCAAACTTGAGCTGGACTGGATTCCTTCCCAATCCCCTTCCTCAATCCGAAGCGAACTGGATTCCCGTTGCCTGACTGGCCGTCGCAAGGGAATTGGTGAGACAGCTCTTTTCGGTCTATCTGAGCGGCAATGGCATGGCTTCCTGCAACTTGCCCGGATCGATCCTGAAACCCCGTGGCTGCGCCTGAAAGGAAGGCAGCTGCAGACACTTGTCCAGCGTCTGAAGAGCCATTCCCTCAGCTTCAGCGGAATGGGATTGCCTTCACACGAGCGTGTGTGGGCGGGAGGGATCCTTGCGGAGGAAATCGACTGGGGAACCGGAGCCTCCCGTTCGGCGGATAGGGTTTATTACGCCGGTGAGATAATGGACGCTCTCGGGCGACCAGGCGGAGCGCACCTCAATCTTATGTTTGCCAGCGCCTATCTGGCGGGAAGCGGCATGGCCCTTTCTTCCTGA
- the alr gene encoding alanine racemase, with protein MSRTPDKLRAWATIDLGALERNLKTIRQAMPDYLSYISVVKANAYGHGLAPVVSRLMRANADAFAVANLEEASALREVGVGWPILILSVLLPSEYPEAVRLDVRPVLSSVREVEELGRAAEAQGKCVGVHLKIDTGMGRLGIWFPRFPELLSAIVTHPLLRLEGLCTHFSSADKDPEFTTIQRTRFLECLAKVPAGETENLLIHADNSAGIESFPEDGPFNAARVGLLQFGIRPAPQSLLGKAITEPVLSFHARVGLVKELPKGTPVSYGQMYRLQRDSRIAVLTAGYADGLSTALSNTGQVIIGDCLCPIIGRVTMDQTMVDVTDMPASPAVGNKATFIGSSPSHSISVSQYAGWSNQIEWESLCSLSARTQRIYQTDSAL; from the coding sequence ATGAGCCGAACACCCGATAAACTACGCGCGTGGGCGACCATTGATCTGGGTGCCCTTGAACGTAACTTGAAGACAATCCGCCAGGCCATGCCGGATTACCTGAGTTATATCTCCGTGGTGAAGGCTAACGCATATGGACACGGCTTGGCACCGGTTGTCTCCCGGTTGATGCGGGCAAACGCGGATGCCTTCGCCGTGGCCAACCTGGAAGAGGCCTCAGCGCTCAGGGAAGTCGGTGTGGGATGGCCCATCCTCATCCTCAGTGTCCTCCTCCCAAGTGAATACCCCGAGGCCGTCAGACTGGATGTGCGCCCCGTGCTATCATCCGTCCGCGAAGTGGAAGAGCTTGGTCGTGCCGCGGAGGCACAGGGAAAGTGCGTGGGTGTCCACTTGAAAATTGATACTGGCATGGGGCGTCTGGGCATTTGGTTTCCACGCTTTCCCGAGCTCCTGAGCGCCATTGTTACCCACCCTCTCCTTCGACTTGAAGGGCTTTGTACGCACTTTTCATCGGCCGACAAGGATCCTGAATTTACGACAATCCAGCGGACTCGCTTTCTCGAGTGTCTTGCAAAGGTCCCCGCCGGTGAGACGGAGAATCTTCTTATTCATGCCGATAACAGCGCCGGTATTGAGTCGTTTCCGGAAGACGGCCCCTTTAATGCGGCCCGTGTGGGACTTCTCCAGTTTGGCATCCGCCCTGCGCCGCAATCTCTTCTGGGTAAAGCCATCACGGAACCGGTGCTCTCCTTTCATGCACGCGTCGGACTGGTCAAGGAATTGCCGAAAGGCACTCCTGTCTCGTATGGACAGATGTATCGGCTCCAGCGTGACTCCCGCATTGCCGTGCTGACGGCAGGCTATGCAGATGGTCTTTCAACAGCCTTGAGCAATACCGGACAAGTCATCATCGGGGATTGCCTCTGCCCGATCATTGGCCGTGTGACAATGGACCAGACAATGGTCGATGTGACTGACATGCCCGCCTCCCCTGCCGTTGGCAATAAGGCGACTTTTATCGGAAGTTCGCCATCACACAGTATTTCCGTGAGCCAATACGCGGGTTGGTCCAACCAGATTGAATGGGAATCCCTCTGCTCGCTTTCGGCCCGCACACAGCGGATTTACCAGACAGATTCAGCCCTCTGA
- the rpoN gene encoding RNA polymerase factor sigma-54, translating into MPRQGFEQTQKQTQSMVLAPQLRQSLKILQVPAMELRTAILAELEANPTLEELPYDDISIEEQQDGSEPVSSNDTGDTEFESESPPEIEQPAHESAEDLDFSNEFEVLERMGEDWQGYMNEAAGEIPYTSEDAQRRQYFFDSLTTDQSFQENLLEQARLVEEDPEIISALEYILGSLDDNGILTSNASDLALMAQLPLMAIQNAIKLLQGLDPPGIGAESIADCLLLQLKRKGLENSLAAKIIGKQWNLLLRRRIPEIARSFRVSVKEVEDAIAEIALLDPAPARRFSEDVNQVIEADVTVQKDENDEWQIILNNEYVPRLRISSEYKQLLARGKLIGKDRDYLQNQFRNGRFLISAIEQRQQTIEKITRKLLEFQAEFFEKGRAYLRPLTMNQVAESVGVHETTVSRAVSGKYIRSPIGLHDMKFFFTPGYQGQDGREVSNKSIKDRIARIIESETPSKPLSDQKIVEILKSEGITIARRTVAKYREELGILPTNLRRQYD; encoded by the coding sequence ATGCCTCGCCAGGGATTTGAACAGACCCAGAAGCAGACTCAGTCGATGGTGCTTGCGCCTCAACTGAGGCAATCGCTTAAGATTCTTCAAGTACCAGCAATGGAGCTACGAACCGCCATCCTGGCGGAGCTTGAAGCAAACCCGACTCTGGAAGAGCTGCCTTATGATGATATCTCCATCGAGGAGCAACAGGATGGTTCTGAGCCTGTCTCGTCAAATGATACCGGTGATACCGAATTCGAAAGCGAAAGCCCGCCCGAGATCGAGCAACCGGCCCACGAGTCGGCTGAGGATCTCGATTTTTCCAACGAGTTTGAAGTACTGGAACGAATGGGTGAGGATTGGCAGGGATACATGAATGAAGCGGCTGGTGAAATTCCTTACACGAGCGAGGATGCCCAGCGACGCCAGTATTTCTTCGATTCATTGACCACCGATCAGTCATTTCAGGAAAACCTGCTCGAGCAAGCGCGACTGGTTGAGGAAGATCCCGAAATTATTTCCGCCTTGGAATACATTCTGGGCAGTCTGGATGACAATGGAATACTGACGTCAAATGCCTCCGACCTGGCCCTCATGGCGCAGCTTCCACTGATGGCGATTCAGAATGCCATCAAGTTGCTTCAGGGACTCGATCCGCCGGGAATCGGTGCCGAGTCAATTGCCGATTGTCTCCTCCTGCAGTTGAAACGGAAAGGGCTGGAGAACTCGCTTGCGGCGAAAATCATCGGCAAGCAATGGAACCTCCTCTTGCGACGGCGAATCCCTGAGATTGCAAGGAGCTTTCGCGTAAGCGTGAAAGAGGTGGAGGATGCCATAGCCGAGATTGCCTTGCTTGATCCAGCACCTGCCCGCCGTTTTTCGGAGGACGTCAATCAGGTGATCGAGGCGGATGTGACCGTTCAAAAAGATGAAAACGATGAATGGCAGATCATTCTGAACAATGAATATGTTCCCCGTTTGAGAATCAGTTCCGAGTACAAGCAATTATTGGCAAGGGGTAAACTCATCGGCAAAGACCGGGATTACCTGCAAAACCAGTTTCGCAACGGGCGATTCCTTATTTCGGCAATCGAGCAGCGCCAACAAACCATCGAAAAAATCACGCGCAAGCTACTCGAGTTTCAGGCGGAATTCTTCGAAAAGGGCCGGGCCTATTTGCGTCCGCTCACAATGAATCAGGTGGCCGAGAGTGTTGGGGTTCATGAGACCACGGTCAGTCGCGCGGTGTCCGGAAAATATATCCGCAGCCCAATCGGCTTGCACGATATGAAGTTCTTTTTCACGCCCGGATACCAGGGACAGGATGGACGGGAAGTATCGAACAAATCCATCAAGGACCGGATTGCCCGGATCATCGAATCGGAGACCCCAAGTAAACCCCTGAGCGACCAGAAGATTGTCGAGATCCTGAAATCTGAGGGAATTACAATCGCCCGGCGGACCGTGGCTAAATACCGGGAGGAACTGGGCATTCTGCCGACAAACTTAAGGCGGCAATATGACTAG
- a CDS encoding serine/threonine protein kinase, which translates to MRPVSKFADKVPYQLLRPIAQGGMGCVYEALQEGSDGFRKRVAIKIIRQEYSQLPLFRKNFIGEAQLVADLIHANIVQTYHLGHAHNQYYMVMEYVRGVNLEQFMLQHRALDKVLPWDLAAFVISRLSRALACAHDHCDANGKHLGIVHRDVSPKNIMLGESGDVKLTDFGIAKAFNLMYSKEGEIIAGRSDYLSPEQAHLEVTDPRADLFSCGVVLAEMLTGYNPFVGATPEESRDNICSMPLSDFEELLPKDGAKLKPILYKCLEREREKRYQSAKDLMVDLEKLLYAKGYGPTNEKLALYLKELYADGQAYVDDMSELPVSMALNPDKDE; encoded by the coding sequence ATGCGACCGGTGAGCAAATTTGCAGACAAAGTCCCGTATCAGTTGCTGCGTCCTATCGCGCAGGGCGGGATGGGCTGTGTCTATGAAGCTCTCCAGGAGGGCAGTGACGGCTTCAGGAAGCGTGTGGCGATCAAGATCATTCGCCAGGAATACAGCCAGCTTCCGCTCTTCAGGAAGAACTTTATCGGGGAAGCCCAACTGGTGGCGGACTTGATCCATGCCAACATCGTACAGACCTATCACCTTGGTCATGCCCACAACCAGTATTACATGGTCATGGAGTATGTCCGTGGGGTTAACCTTGAGCAATTCATGCTGCAGCACCGGGCCCTCGACAAGGTCCTTCCCTGGGATCTAGCCGCCTTTGTCATCTCGCGACTTTCACGAGCACTTGCCTGTGCCCACGACCATTGTGACGCAAACGGCAAACATCTGGGCATTGTCCATCGGGATGTCAGTCCGAAAAATATCATGCTGGGCGAGTCCGGCGATGTGAAGTTGACGGATTTCGGCATAGCGAAGGCTTTCAATCTCATGTACAGCAAGGAAGGGGAGATCATTGCCGGACGCAGTGATTACTTGTCGCCCGAGCAGGCACATCTGGAAGTCACGGATCCGCGCGCAGACTTGTTCTCCTGTGGTGTCGTGCTGGCCGAAATGCTGACGGGATACAATCCGTTCGTTGGGGCGACACCAGAGGAATCGAGGGATAACATCTGTTCCATGCCCCTGTCAGATTTTGAGGAGTTGCTCCCGAAGGACGGGGCGAAGCTTAAACCAATTTTGTACAAATGCCTCGAGAGGGAGCGGGAAAAGCGATACCAGAGTGCCAAGGACCTGATGGTGGATCTTGAAAAGCTGCTCTACGCAAAGGGCTATGGCCCGACCAATGAAAAACTGGCCCTCTACTTGAAAGAATTGTACGCGGACGGGCAGGCTTATGTGGATGACATGAGCGAGCTGCCGGTGAGTATGGCACTGAACCCGGACAAGGACGAATAA
- a CDS encoding HesB/IscA family protein: MIRLTKRAIAAIQGLSEERAAPGQLMRVSIKSGGCSGLEYAMEFTQPEETDEKLEQDGMAFLVDKKSLKRLEGSEIDFDDGLTGKGFQITNPNAESTCGCGKSFN; the protein is encoded by the coding sequence ATGATACGGCTAACAAAACGAGCAATTGCGGCAATCCAGGGGTTATCTGAGGAGCGTGCCGCGCCGGGACAGCTGATGCGGGTCTCAATCAAATCCGGAGGGTGTTCCGGATTGGAGTATGCGATGGAGTTTACGCAACCCGAGGAGACCGATGAGAAACTTGAACAGGACGGCATGGCCTTCCTTGTCGACAAAAAGAGTCTCAAGCGCCTTGAAGGCTCAGAGATTGATTTTGACGACGGACTCACTGGCAAGGGATTCCAAATCACCAATCCCAACGCTGAATCAACCTGCGGTTGCGGAAAATCCTTCAACTGA
- the miaA gene encoding tRNA (adenosine(37)-N6)-dimethylallyltransferase MiaA, which yields MSHPRLLFIVGPTASGKTEIALREAERNGASILSCDSLCVFKGMDIGTAKPTPGEQKRVPHYGIDLAEPRDPFSVSKYIEYRDQVLAKHREEKRPIIVAGGSGFYLKSFFAPVIDEIEVPEKVNLHVQGIHQSGGLEGMIEALIDLHEGNREFPGLDLQNPRRVEKALVRCLASGKKYGELLSAFKSQPEPLADWDKEVWLIERDREDLQERNRQRVHQMLRAGLIDEVRRLRAEGFEQNPSASGSIGYREVLEYLDNPGSEEDLAENIYIHTNQLMRKQRTWFRRQIPVTRTLKLT from the coding sequence ATGAGCCACCCACGTCTTCTGTTCATTGTTGGTCCGACTGCATCCGGAAAGACTGAGATTGCCCTCCGTGAGGCTGAGCGAAACGGAGCCTCAATCCTGAGCTGTGACAGCCTGTGCGTTTTCAAGGGAATGGATATAGGGACCGCTAAGCCCACTCCCGGTGAACAAAAGCGCGTGCCTCATTACGGGATTGATCTGGCTGAGCCGCGTGACCCCTTTTCTGTCTCGAAGTATATCGAATACCGGGATCAGGTCCTGGCAAAACACAGGGAGGAGAAGAGACCGATCATTGTCGCCGGAGGAAGCGGGTTTTACCTGAAAAGTTTTTTTGCCCCGGTGATCGATGAAATTGAGGTTCCCGAAAAAGTGAATTTACACGTTCAGGGAATCCATCAGTCAGGTGGATTGGAGGGCATGATAGAAGCGCTTATCGACTTGCATGAGGGAAACCGGGAATTTCCCGGGCTTGATCTGCAGAACCCGCGTCGGGTAGAGAAGGCCCTTGTCCGCTGCCTTGCTTCAGGAAAGAAATACGGAGAGTTGCTCAGTGCTTTCAAATCGCAGCCTGAACCGCTCGCTGACTGGGACAAGGAGGTTTGGTTGATTGAACGGGACCGTGAGGATTTGCAGGAGCGTAATCGTCAACGGGTCCACCAGATGCTTCGTGCTGGTCTGATTGATGAGGTCCGGCGCTTACGCGCCGAGGGATTTGAGCAAAACCCCAGCGCCAGCGGGTCGATTGGTTACAGGGAGGTTCTGGAGTATCTGGATAATCCAGGTTCCGAGGAAGATCTGGCCGAGAACATTTATATTCATACCAACCAGCTTATGCGCAAGCAGCGCACCTGGTTTCGTCGCCAGATACCGGTGACCCGAACACTCAAACTGACCTGA
- a CDS encoding SurA N-terminal domain-containing protein, translating into MITKLQNFFLKHNKWLFGGLLVVIIVTFVLTIGPQSFFGSGGSQQRQALKYYGYDLSSQADQRAMGFTAEISAILHPELRLRREQLMDYAYLRVAALGLANQLGIPDPDKEALAKFVETLQIFQDPQSGEFSAEAYQRMIEALQSNARFDRESVALVLREDYRISKVREALGGPVYALPFESQQDFIDRETSYTVALATFDYESFSPELEASDEALNQYYMENPSRYEIPETISVTGLLFEAEAYLDEAPMPDAGALETFFAVRKAQYTPQPEEGAEPVEITLDEVREQVVSDWRLEQAAKIAAKKSEQFSLKIWQDGVLLDSDAYKALLDEFKIRTMPIPAYSRDQAPSIPEAPAELLNSMWIYTSNPARYFSDIAQTANGAVVLVTNGITEARMPEFEEVREAVTGDYNLAEKRRLFAEKGAEYKQSIEAGLEGSSFSELASSLGLTVEELDSFTGLNLPTQLRGGPLWEQVRYLEAGSLTDMVLQANEGIFAYVAERSIPEIDTESEAYQTFLSQRNLAMNQSMGWARLREITDQSLNALLGPRGEVE; encoded by the coding sequence ATGATTACCAAGCTTCAGAATTTCTTTCTCAAACATAATAAATGGCTCTTTGGCGGCCTTCTGGTCGTCATCATTGTGACCTTCGTCCTGACGATCGGACCGCAAAGCTTTTTCGGAAGCGGTGGCTCCCAGCAGCGCCAAGCCCTCAAATACTACGGCTACGATTTGAGCTCGCAGGCTGACCAACGGGCCATGGGGTTCACTGCCGAAATTAGTGCGATTTTGCACCCTGAACTGCGTCTGCGCCGCGAGCAGTTGATGGATTATGCCTACCTCCGTGTGGCAGCTCTCGGTTTGGCGAATCAATTGGGAATCCCTGATCCGGACAAGGAGGCCCTCGCGAAATTTGTCGAGACCCTGCAGATTTTCCAGGATCCTCAAAGCGGTGAATTTTCCGCTGAGGCCTACCAGCGGATGATTGAAGCGCTCCAGAGCAATGCCCGCTTTGATCGCGAATCAGTGGCCCTTGTCCTGCGTGAGGACTATCGCATCTCGAAGGTGCGGGAAGCGCTTGGCGGCCCGGTCTATGCCCTCCCCTTCGAAAGCCAGCAGGACTTTATCGATCGGGAAACCTCCTACACTGTCGCACTGGCCACATTTGACTATGAGAGCTTTAGTCCTGAGTTGGAAGCCAGTGATGAAGCGCTGAACCAATATTACATGGAAAACCCCAGCCGGTACGAAATCCCCGAGACCATTTCAGTAACGGGTCTGCTTTTTGAAGCCGAGGCTTATCTCGACGAAGCACCAATGCCGGACGCCGGCGCGCTGGAAACATTTTTCGCCGTACGGAAGGCCCAATATACTCCACAGCCCGAGGAGGGCGCTGAACCGGTGGAAATCACCCTTGACGAAGTGCGCGAGCAGGTGGTTTCCGACTGGCGGCTTGAGCAGGCAGCGAAGATTGCCGCCAAGAAAAGCGAGCAGTTCAGCCTGAAAATCTGGCAGGACGGCGTGCTCCTTGATTCAGATGCTTACAAGGCTTTGCTTGATGAATTCAAGATCCGGACGATGCCGATTCCCGCTTATTCCCGGGATCAGGCTCCATCCATCCCCGAGGCCCCGGCCGAACTTTTGAATTCCATGTGGATCTACACCAGTAATCCCGCCCGCTATTTCTCCGATATTGCCCAGACTGCCAATGGGGCGGTTGTCCTTGTGACAAACGGCATCACGGAAGCCCGCATGCCGGAGTTTGAGGAAGTCCGTGAGGCGGTGACAGGGGATTACAATCTGGCTGAGAAACGCCGCCTCTTTGCCGAAAAGGGCGCAGAGTACAAACAGTCCATTGAAGCAGGACTTGAGGGCTCTTCATTTTCAGAGCTGGCCTCATCCCTCGGGTTGACAGTCGAGGAACTGGATTCCTTCACAGGCCTCAACCTTCCGACACAGTTGCGTGGCGGCCCACTCTGGGAACAAGTCCGTTATCTTGAGGCTGGGTCCCTCACGGATATGGTCCTGCAGGCCAACGAGGGGATATTCGCCTATGTAGCGGAAAGGTCGATACCGGAAATCGATACAGAATCCGAGGCGTATCAGACATTCCTCAGCCAACGCAACCTCGCCATGAATCAGTCGATGGGCTGGGCGCGGCTTCGCGAAATAACCGACCAGAGCCTCAACGCCCTCCTGGGCCCAAGGGGAGAAGTCGAGTAA
- a CDS encoding YihY/virulence factor BrkB family protein: MDRQSKSPPQKTESEGKPGSRIERARKFIQEDIWESGWGTGESRHNRWVSFLRILTISWKGLNENRLFSRAAALSYSSLIALGPLVAIIVILSSSFVQTNAETQIKRALLFIAPSLQEMVTLDSDSEGAEMATALDELLSQIVDGAEGLLNQVNTSGSKAFGALGGIILIWVVIQLLTSVETTLNQIWGVHQGRPWSQRIVFYWTFISLGALLGLGSTALFSASNLAKMTDWVPFGSEMTGALLNFSPVLSFAMLVLLLALFYRFFPNTTVRFRAALTGSLLTSALLFLNNYLSILYVHRVISFQSLYGSVGIIPVLMIGLYFFWVLILLGGQLTYAVQNVSYLANQSAWKRISPIAREILVLSTFVNLARRFHACKPAPTLIEMSEELSVPVNILNESLETLEDMDWVTKVSMDDGEDTTEKIGFRPSKPLSAYTLSKFKSSIEQFGQSAIIKGLLQSDNLLIEYHEALRWHEKDPFCKKDIQSHFSN, from the coding sequence ATGGACCGGCAATCAAAAAGTCCCCCGCAAAAAACCGAATCGGAAGGCAAGCCCGGCTCCCGAATTGAGCGTGCCAGAAAATTTATCCAGGAAGATATCTGGGAATCCGGTTGGGGCACGGGCGAGAGCAGGCACAACCGCTGGGTATCCTTCCTGAGAATCCTGACCATTTCCTGGAAAGGCCTGAACGAAAACCGGCTTTTCAGCCGAGCCGCGGCGCTGAGCTACTCCTCGCTGATCGCCCTTGGGCCGCTTGTCGCCATCATCGTTATCCTTTCCAGCTCGTTTGTGCAGACGAATGCTGAGACACAAATCAAGCGGGCCCTCCTCTTTATTGCCCCTTCCCTGCAGGAGATGGTCACCTTGGATTCCGATTCTGAAGGCGCTGAAATGGCCACCGCCCTCGATGAGCTGCTCTCCCAAATTGTGGACGGAGCCGAGGGTTTGCTGAATCAAGTGAATACATCCGGATCAAAGGCCTTCGGGGCTCTCGGCGGCATCATCTTGATTTGGGTCGTTATACAGTTGCTGACCTCTGTGGAGACTACGCTCAATCAGATTTGGGGAGTTCACCAAGGACGGCCATGGAGCCAGCGGATCGTCTTTTATTGGACCTTTATCAGCTTGGGGGCCCTGCTTGGATTGGGGTCAACCGCCCTCTTTTCCGCTTCCAACCTGGCCAAAATGACGGACTGGGTGCCGTTTGGCAGCGAAATGACCGGCGCCCTGCTGAATTTCAGCCCGGTATTGTCATTTGCCATGCTGGTCCTCCTGTTGGCCCTGTTCTACCGCTTTTTTCCAAACACCACGGTTCGTTTCAGGGCGGCGCTGACAGGAAGTCTCCTTACCTCTGCCCTGTTGTTCCTGAATAATTACCTCAGCATCCTCTATGTTCACCGGGTCATTTCCTTCCAGAGCCTGTACGGCTCGGTCGGGATTATTCCGGTCCTGATGATTGGCCTCTACTTTTTCTGGGTACTCATTCTCCTTGGAGGTCAGCTCACCTATGCCGTCCAGAATGTCAGCTACCTTGCCAACCAGTCTGCCTGGAAGCGAATCAGCCCGATTGCCCGTGAAATTCTGGTCCTCTCCACCTTTGTCAACCTGGCCCGCCGCTTCCATGCCTGTAAGCCGGCCCCCACATTAATCGAGATGAGCGAGGAATTATCTGTCCCTGTAAATATCCTCAACGAGTCACTCGAGACACTGGAGGATATGGATTGGGTGACTAAAGTCTCCATGGATGACGGGGAAGACACCACGGAAAAGATTGGCTTCCGCCCAAGCAAACCTCTTTCTGCGTACACCCTTTCCAAGTTCAAAAGCTCAATCGAGCAATTCGGGCAGTCAGCCATTATAAAGGGCCTTCTGCAGTCGGATAACCTGCTGATAGAGTACCATGAGGCCCTTCGCTGGCATGAAAAAGACCCGTTTTGCAAAAAGGATATCCAATCTCACTTCTCCAACTGA
- a CDS encoding DUF4339 domain-containing protein, whose translation MAEEYFIRGPEEETASGPFSIDALLTLAEAGKITPDHYYFDPRMESWALIRSNDALMGQVFPEKKRLSLRQKAADEELESVEESLPEVKVDEMLAAAEGHTKETRHVRTKREWEDRAAGFSVPILGTLLLISALSVLYPSWSIIDGIMNETDGSMHKLFQNPVVFLGAFDLVMGAFLFLNATEVFPLLRFRAMVGGGFFTIVYAAAWLNGDPTGIWLSLSSLSFAVGLYTCTITLNFVLMTSAAILGFAGALGVIWYSNLVPLLLGS comes from the coding sequence ATGGCTGAGGAATATTTTATCCGTGGACCCGAAGAAGAAACCGCCAGTGGGCCTTTCTCCATCGATGCGTTGTTGACCCTTGCGGAAGCGGGCAAAATCACCCCCGATCATTATTATTTTGATCCGCGCATGGAGAGCTGGGCTTTGATCCGCTCCAACGATGCCCTGATGGGACAGGTCTTTCCGGAAAAGAAACGCCTTTCCCTTCGGCAGAAGGCAGCTGACGAGGAACTGGAATCCGTGGAGGAGTCCCTTCCTGAGGTTAAAGTGGATGAAATGTTGGCGGCCGCCGAAGGCCACACCAAGGAGACCAGGCATGTTCGCACCAAAAGGGAATGGGAAGATCGGGCAGCGGGATTTTCGGTCCCGATCCTTGGTACCCTGCTCCTGATTTCCGCACTGTCGGTTTTGTATCCAAGCTGGAGCATCATTGACGGTATCATGAATGAAACGGATGGGTCCATGCACAAGCTCTTCCAAAACCCGGTTGTTTTTCTCGGGGCATTTGACTTGGTCATGGGGGCATTCCTCTTTCTGAATGCGACAGAAGTTTTCCCGCTTCTGCGCTTCCGCGCGATGGTCGGAGGCGGATTTTTCACGATTGTCTATGCAGCCGCCTGGTTGAACGGCGACCCTACCGGCATCTGGCTCTCCCTATCCTCCCTTTCTTTCGCCGTCGGTCTGTATACCTGCACCATCACCCTGAATTTTGTGTTGATGACGAGTGCGGCAATTCTTGGTTTTGCCGGTGCGCTCGGTGTCATCTGGTACAGCAACCTGGTTCCTCTCCTCCTCGGATCCTGA
- a CDS encoding TrmH family RNA methyltransferase yields the protein MILSALDPQTEAALVEHLLQFVTPSKRARMEAVIARRTDRIQVVLEDIYQPHNASAVMRSCECFGIQNLHVIENRYEYTVNRDVAMGSSKWITLHRYREEAADNTKTCMEALRQKGFRIVATSLDPGSVPLDEFSLDENTSLWFGTEEEGLSQTVLESADEHVHIPMDGFTQSFNISVSAALCLYELRRKLVQGDLPWQLSESRKNEIYRLWLRNIVKNADILERGFLKENLPQ from the coding sequence TTGATTTTGTCTGCCCTTGATCCCCAGACCGAGGCGGCACTCGTCGAGCATCTCCTCCAATTCGTGACCCCGTCCAAGCGGGCGCGAATGGAAGCGGTCATTGCTCGCCGGACCGACCGGATACAGGTGGTCCTCGAGGACATTTACCAGCCGCATAACGCGAGCGCGGTTATGCGGTCATGTGAATGTTTCGGCATTCAAAACCTGCATGTCATTGAAAACCGCTACGAGTATACAGTGAACCGGGATGTAGCCATGGGATCCTCAAAATGGATCACACTCCATCGCTACCGGGAGGAGGCAGCTGACAATACAAAAACCTGTATGGAAGCTCTGCGGCAGAAGGGCTTCCGGATTGTTGCCACAAGCCTCGATCCGGGATCCGTTCCACTGGATGAATTCTCTCTCGATGAAAACACTTCCCTCTGGTTCGGTACCGAGGAGGAAGGACTGAGCCAGACTGTCCTCGAGTCAGCTGATGAACATGTCCACATCCCCATGGATGGCTTCACCCAGAGTTTTAATATCTCGGTCAGCGCGGCCTTGTGCCTTTATGAGTTGCGCCGGAAATTGGTCCAAGGCGATTTGCCCTGGCAGCTTTCCGAGAGTCGGAAAAATGAGATTTACCGGCTCTGGTTGCGCAATATTGTGAAAAATGCAGATATCCTCGAGCGCGGCTTCCTGAAGGAGAATTTACCCCAATAG